The following coding sequences lie in one Phaeodactylum tricornutum CCAP 1055/1 chromosome 12, whole genome shotgun sequence genomic window:
- a CDS encoding predicted protein → MSAFLRHCSSWLQLVLWVLLPSLLWKTDAFSTHKPFVTMPLLVATDGSPASRQLSPALRQQSPRHQKLPLGIDIAGEGSEERFRNGSRTPPPPPNGENLISASAAAAERFAKAAPLDEIAPSAPGSKLRKLKDLMWVREALEDLTAAEFACTVEASHHKQDETVSRRRKRAVDYEKLLGQLNRRIRDLGCEPVEAPKTNDDEVTDEAVVPSGQVEPDVGAGTLVYSLKQRQALLDRLFRTRQLLLEVIQGYELEIDPMDSFTISLPSIRVEIPREEDPSSPGPKLYVRDDGTVDWDGALQDQAAMKKFGTAVWARINGRDPESLDGEQRNPQNANIGSSAVIDAEIESATGAAVVGEVREVEKPTVTAKIEETPEIIRARQRLEILTADLAKMEADYIALISSAIAPGQAVANVNLANLEPAQRSRIRESTEGIDVMKEKVSFQTLVYELERVYTYLVGEMGNPAQNGYIPLQDRLNVAEFGLLESQIDSFHRQLDEGSSSLDTDVMAVVLEQMIDFKRRLGIDYFVAGLSFDRDAIKRYMSELLEKTKKGLAFYVKGVRLFWNDIIFCLSLINRAAQGYTLKPREVRTIRRTFKDFFTFIPFVIILLIPLSPIGHVLVFGAIQRFYPDFFPSCFTEQRQNLLQLYENAEYKEFTIDENWKEKMSRMSEAAVYFGANTSRALFEKMASMVRGQSGAATDATTEKNGKEQ, encoded by the exons ATGTCCGCTTTCCTCAGGCACTGCAGTTCCTGGTTGCAACTAGTCCTATGGGTATTGTTACCTAGCTTGCTTTGGAAAACCGACGCCTTTTCCACCCACAAACCATTCGTGACGATGCCGTTACTGGTGGCAACCGACGGGTCTCCCGCGTCTCGACAATTGAGTCCGGCATTACGGCAACAGTCTCCACGCCACCAAAAACTGCCGCTcggaattgaca TTGCGGGTGAAGGCAGCGAAGAACGATTCCGCAACGGCAGCAGGactccaccaccgccgccgaaTGGGGAAAACTTGATCTCGGCGAGTGCGGCAGCGGCGGAACGCTTCGCCAAGGCGGCACCTCTCGACGAAATTGCGCCTTCCGCACCGGGCAGTAAGCTACGCAAACTCAAAGATCTCATGTGGGTCCGGGAAGCTCTGGAAGACTTGACGGCGGCCGAATTCGCTTGCACGGTGGAGGCCTCGCACCACAAACAGGACGAAACTGTGTCTCGGCGACGCAAACGCGCCGTTGATTACGAAAAATTACTCGGACAGCTCAATCGCCGGATTCGCGATTTGGGCTGTGAGCCTGTAGAGGCTCCCAAgacgaacgacgacgaggttACCGACGAAGCTGTCGTTCCCAGTGGACAAGTGGAACCGGATGTGGGTGCCGGTACGCTCGTCTACTCACTCAAACAACGTCAGGCTTTATTGGATCGTTTGTTTCGTACGCGTCAACTTCTCCTGGAAGTCATTCAAGGCTACGAACTGGAAATCGATCCGATGGATTCCTTTACCATCAGTTTGCCTTCGATTCGCGTAGAAATCCCACGAGAAGAAGATCCTTCCTCACCCGGTCCCAAATTGTACGTGCGCGATGATGGTACCGTTGACTGGGACGGAGCATTACAAGACCAAGCTGCCATGAAAAAATTCGGAACCGCGGTTTGGGCACGCATCAATGGACGAGATCCTGAATCTCTCGACGGTGAACAGCGCAATCCCCAAAATGCCAATATTGGCTCATCTGCTGTCATTGACGCAGAAATCGAGTCGGCCACGGGCGCTGCCGTTGTGGGAGAAGTTCGTGAGGTCGAAAAGCCAACCGTGACGGCCAAAATTGAAGAAACTCCAGAAATAATTAGGGCTCGTCAACGCTTGGAGATCCTCACCGCGGATTTGGCCAAAATGGAAGCGGATTACATTGCGCTGATCAGCTCCGCCATTGCTCCGGGACAAGCTGTGGCCAACGTCAACCTAGCCAATCTCGAGCCTGCGCAACGTAGCAGAATTCGTGAATCCACCGAAGGCATTGATGTTATGAAGGAAAAGGTCTCGTTTCAAACTCTAGTGTACGAACTCGAAAGGGTATACACTTATTTAGTGGGAGAGATGGGTAATCCTGCCCAAAATGGGTACATTCCATTGCAAGATCGATTGAATGTAGCAGAATTTGGGTTGCTAGAATCTCAAATTGATAGCTTCCATCGACAACTGGACGAGGGTAGCTCATCGCTCGATACAGACGTCATGGCGGTCGTCTTGGAGCAAATGATTGATTTTAAACGACGATTGGGAATCGACTACTTTGTGGCTGGTTTGTCGTTTGACAGGGACGCGATAAAACGGTATATGAGTGAATTACTggaaaagaccaagaaaGGTTTAGCCTTTTACGTCAAGGGCGTTCGCCTCTTCTGGAATGATATCATATTTTGCTTGAGTCTGATCAACCGCGCCGCACAAGGGTATACTCTCAAGCCTCGAGAAGTACGCACAATTCG ACGAACCTTCAAGGATTTTTTTACATTTATTCCGTTTGTGATTATCTTGTTGATTCCGTTGTCGCCCATCGGCCACGTTCTTGTCTTTGGTGCTATCCAGCGATTCTACCCCGACTTTTTCCCCAGTTGCTTTACCGAGCAACGTCAGAACTTGCTGCAGCTGTACGAGAACGCTGAATACAAGGAGTTTACAATTGATGAAAACTGGAAG GAAAAAATGTCGCGAATGTCGGAAGCTGCCGTTTACTTTGGAGCCAACACATCACGAGCATTGTTTGAAAAGATGGCCAGCATGGTCCGGGGACAGAGTGGTGCAGCTACCGACGCCACTACCGAGAAGAATGGAAAAGAGCAATAA